From Paenibacillus sp. GP183, one genomic window encodes:
- a CDS encoding bifunctional DedA family/phosphatase PAP2 family protein: MGFLTNWLEHYGYWVLFCSFVLEMLALPLPGEVLMSYAGLLVFQGKLGWLLSILSAGMGASIGMTISYWIGFRLGPLFFEKYGVRIHMGPDKLDKVSRWFEKYGNNMLVIAYFIPGVRHITGYFSGTTRISFRKFAIFAYTGAFFWVSVFISLGKVLGPKWEQYHHTINRYMIIGGIIAAVIFILVYTYRKYKNQIKDWIVSSVQRGVQRFESTGKVRFLLLAAFAVFVLFISLIIGLIQDFLAKENAQFDEVASYIIHQVFDPSWTSSMNFFALLGSYYVFTPVIFVTAFWILFKGKDRLLELSCFAFVIIGGELLDEALRLLFHRAGPIAVGNQFPYTFPSEQTLLSLTVCGFAAYLFVRHYGNVKVRVAATLLVVILCLFVGISRIFFNVQYPSDVAAGYVFGGAWLSLNVTLLEVLRIMRKQGLGT; encoded by the coding sequence ATGGGGTTTTTAACAAACTGGCTGGAGCATTACGGATATTGGGTTCTCTTTTGTTCTTTCGTGCTGGAGATGCTTGCCCTGCCGCTTCCTGGCGAAGTTCTGATGAGCTATGCCGGGCTGCTTGTTTTCCAAGGAAAGCTTGGATGGTTGCTAAGCATTCTATCGGCGGGGATGGGCGCATCTATCGGGATGACGATATCGTATTGGATCGGGTTTCGGTTAGGACCCCTTTTCTTCGAAAAGTACGGTGTGCGCATTCATATGGGACCGGATAAGCTGGATAAAGTGTCACGCTGGTTTGAAAAGTACGGAAATAATATGCTGGTCATAGCTTACTTTATTCCTGGCGTCCGGCATATTACAGGGTACTTTTCGGGAACAACACGTATTTCGTTTCGCAAATTTGCGATTTTTGCATACACAGGGGCTTTCTTTTGGGTGAGCGTTTTTATTTCGCTAGGCAAAGTTCTAGGACCTAAATGGGAGCAATACCATCACACGATAAACCGATATATGATTATTGGCGGTATCATTGCAGCGGTTATTTTTATATTGGTTTATACGTACCGAAAATATAAGAATCAAATCAAAGATTGGATTGTCAGCAGTGTACAAAGAGGGGTACAGCGGTTTGAATCGACGGGCAAAGTCAGGTTCTTGCTACTCGCTGCTTTTGCCGTATTTGTATTGTTTATATCGCTAATCATCGGCTTGATCCAGGACTTCTTAGCAAAAGAGAACGCTCAATTTGATGAGGTCGCATCCTACATCATTCACCAAGTGTTTGATCCAAGTTGGACTTCTTCGATGAACTTTTTCGCTCTTCTTGGTTCCTATTACGTGTTTACCCCTGTTATTTTCGTAACAGCATTTTGGATCCTATTTAAGGGAAAAGACCGACTGCTTGAACTCAGTTGCTTTGCATTTGTAATCATCGGTGGGGAATTGCTGGATGAAGCACTTCGCTTGCTGTTTCATCGAGCGGGACCGATAGCCGTAGGTAATCAGTTCCCTTATACATTTCCCAGCGAACAAACCTTGCTGTCGCTTACGGTTTGTGGTTTCGCGGCGTATTTGTTCGTCCGACACTACGGAAACGTGAAAGTTCGCGTAGCAGCAACGCTGTTGGTTGTTATCCTCTGTTTATTTGTAGGAATCAGCCGAATATTCTTCAACGTTCAGTATCCGAGCGATGTCGCCGCTGGCTACGTATTTGGCGGAGCTTGGCTCAGTTTAAATGTGACTCTGTTAGAAGTTCTACGAATAATGCGGAAACAAGGATTGGGGACATAA
- a CDS encoding class I SAM-dependent methyltransferase has translation MADRIFEEPRLADVYDFFDSEERPDLDPYIAMTDEFGAKSVIDIGCGTGILACRLAALSKEVIGIDPADASLKVATRKAYADRVKWIHGTAAMLAGLQADLVTMTGNVAQVFVTDEEWMSTLRVCRDVIRPGGRLVFEVRDPSKEAWKDWNRGQSYQVIEAPEIGKVEKWVDLLDVQLPLVTFRQTFVFQRDGVVISSDSTLRFRSQSEIIDSLCVTNLPVEDIRNAPDRPGLEFVFIARCPG, from the coding sequence ATGGCTGACAGGATATTTGAAGAGCCGCGACTTGCAGATGTTTACGATTTTTTTGATTCAGAGGAACGTCCAGATCTTGACCCGTACATTGCAATGACAGACGAATTCGGTGCTAAATCCGTAATTGATATTGGTTGTGGAACCGGCATCCTTGCTTGTCGACTTGCTGCACTAAGTAAGGAAGTGATTGGGATCGATCCAGCAGATGCCTCGCTCAAAGTTGCAACCCGTAAGGCATATGCCGATCGGGTCAAATGGATTCATGGAACGGCTGCAATGCTCGCTGGATTGCAAGCGGATCTAGTCACGATGACCGGAAACGTAGCACAAGTCTTTGTAACTGACGAAGAGTGGATGTCAACACTTCGTGTATGTCGTGATGTTATTCGACCTGGTGGACGGCTTGTATTCGAGGTTCGGGACCCTTCAAAGGAAGCGTGGAAGGACTGGAACCGCGGTCAGTCCTATCAGGTGATTGAAGCGCCAGAAATCGGAAAGGTAGAGAAGTGGGTGGATCTGCTGGATGTGCAGCTGCCTTTAGTTACGTTCCGTCAGACATTCGTGTTCCAAAGGGACGGGGTAGTAATAAGCTCGGACTCGACACTGAGGTTCCGGAGTCAGTCCGAAATTATTGACTCCTTATGCGTCACTAATTTACCTGTCGAGGATATTCGAAATGCACCAGATCGCCCTGGACTAGAATTCGTATTCATCGCTCGCTGTCCGGGCTAA
- a CDS encoding GGDEF domain-containing protein, with translation MKYFGRIVVIFIAIVIIGGWHASYFLIDKNESYRFLITNGFIKYDFIFTPLLLPFFWWLGKKYDEAKFYSEKDTLTEVYNRRFVLEIFPKLLEQADRNKEKLSVFVVDIDNFKKINDTYGHEVGDEVIRGISDSLLKNTRKSDLIARWGGDEFLVIIPHSDEMFPSLLLQHIDKDLKDSSNRLGINISVSIGKSTYPENAIRLDDLIRFADKRMYELKSAKNRW, from the coding sequence ATGAAATATTTCGGTAGAATTGTTGTTATTTTCATAGCAATTGTTATAATTGGTGGATGGCATGCTTCCTACTTCCTAATAGACAAAAATGAATCCTATAGGTTTCTCATAACAAATGGTTTTATTAAATATGATTTTATTTTCACCCCACTCCTTCTTCCTTTTTTTTGGTGGCTGGGAAAAAAATATGACGAAGCAAAGTTCTATTCCGAAAAAGATACTCTTACTGAGGTTTATAATCGAAGATTCGTTTTAGAAATATTTCCAAAATTATTGGAACAAGCAGATAGAAATAAAGAAAAATTAAGTGTTTTTGTTGTGGATATTGATAATTTTAAAAAAATAAACGATACATATGGACATGAGGTAGGCGACGAAGTAATACGAGGTATTTCCGATTCGCTTTTAAAAAATACAAGGAAATCGGACCTAATTGCCCGCTGGGGTGGAGATGAATTTCTTGTCATTATTCCCCATAGCGATGAGATGTTCCCGTCATTATTGTTACAGCACATAGATAAGGATTTGAAGGATTCGTCCAATCGATTAGGAATAAATATCTCTGTATCAATAGGAAAATCCACTTATCCCGAAAATGCCATAAGACTGGATGATTTAATTAGATTTGCAGACAAACGTATGTATGAATTAAAATCAGCTAAAAACCGTTGGTGA
- a CDS encoding DUF5677 domain-containing protein: protein MEDFTYKFPSGFKIAENLLETSQKALDIPIGSTLRGILLSLQLKCHRLFAASITLIRTGYAVEAQSHLRSILETMISAKYLILDPVKHGDMFKNFEIIEKWKMAEDYEQAMKLYICSPSIIVADPLSEEFINAYKSYQEACESLNKLKPQYEKADSKRNEWIEELKQEGIKRPNKDSWSLRNNYEMALATGMDFYYFMVFKTFSNLVHPSTLSANKYRSKTDGLLIDPSPLGIRRDLMGACVLNIHMTHTIAEFYSNNIVLEQLEFIGKEIEVIRASNEFKEVDPIFGRS from the coding sequence TTGGAGGATTTCACATATAAATTTCCATCAGGTTTCAAAATTGCTGAAAATTTGTTGGAAACCAGTCAGAAGGCACTTGATATACCAATAGGCTCTACACTTCGTGGAATACTCTTATCCCTTCAGCTTAAATGCCATCGTCTTTTTGCTGCTTCTATAACATTAATACGAACTGGTTATGCAGTTGAAGCACAAAGCCATCTAAGAAGCATTTTAGAAACGATGATTTCAGCGAAATACTTGATACTTGATCCTGTTAAACATGGAGATATGTTTAAAAACTTTGAAATCATTGAAAAATGGAAAATGGCGGAAGATTATGAACAGGCAATGAAGCTTTATATTTGTTCACCTTCAATTATAGTAGCGGATCCTTTAAGTGAAGAGTTTATCAACGCGTATAAATCATACCAGGAAGCTTGTGAAAGTCTAAATAAGCTAAAACCGCAATATGAAAAGGCAGATAGTAAACGAAATGAATGGATTGAAGAATTAAAGCAAGAAGGAATTAAGAGACCTAATAAAGACAGTTGGTCTCTACGGAATAATTATGAAATGGCACTTGCAACGGGCATGGACTTTTATTATTTCATGGTATTCAAGACATTTTCAAATTTGGTTCATCCGTCCACATTATCGGCAAATAAATATAGGAGTAAGACAGATGGATTATTAATCGACCCAAGTCCTTTGGGAATAAGACGAGATTTAATGGGAGCGTGCGTTCTGAACATACATATGACGCACACGATTGCAGAATTTTATAGCAATAATATCGTTTTAGAACAACTTGAATTTATCGGAAAGGAAATTGAAGTAATACGTGCTTCTAATGAATTTAAAGAGGTAGACCCCATTTTTGGAAGGAGTTAA
- a CDS encoding HD-GYP domain-containing protein, with the protein MTDVRKRLLIEYYNTHRASLNGKILKVAILFLALSVIWNVFFIIFHFNYSRANLPILVVTAAITSCIFLITKIFSKYSFLNQQVVLLLVLFIICSLYIGSGYKESWGFFLFLPLIAGLYGENRILLFYSTLGLFCMLYVSLRFPQIPGIFDSIDISNRVLLYIILSTFSHLLHTQLRHQYNIQVNTVTDSLESTLEQVVNGFVISIEAKDSYTFGHSERVSKYAVELALKLPQYQDEKKVKTLRLTGLLHDVGKINIPESVLMKPGDLSHDEYELIKTHTIVGARMVEKISGLGSLKQGVLYHHEKWDGTGYPTGARGEQIPLDARILCIADAFDAMTSQRSYRSALSFNIAFERLKAGSYTLFDPNLIALLDDVQLAWLKIYRESNDENQEFERLTDFL; encoded by the coding sequence ATGACAGACGTAAGGAAACGTTTACTGATAGAATATTATAATACCCACCGAGCAAGTTTAAATGGAAAAATTCTAAAAGTCGCCATCTTATTTCTAGCTCTGAGTGTTATATGGAATGTATTTTTTATAATATTCCATTTCAATTATTCAAGAGCGAATTTACCCATACTAGTAGTTACAGCGGCGATTACAAGTTGCATTTTTCTAATCACGAAAATATTTTCTAAATATTCTTTTCTTAACCAGCAAGTCGTTCTTTTACTGGTTTTGTTTATCATATGTAGTTTATATATTGGATCCGGATACAAAGAATCTTGGGGATTTTTTCTTTTCCTACCTCTAATTGCGGGGTTATACGGAGAAAATCGGATCTTACTATTTTATTCAACACTCGGTCTTTTCTGCATGCTTTATGTGAGTCTTAGATTTCCGCAGATCCCTGGAATATTTGATTCTATTGATATTTCAAATCGAGTCCTCTTATATATCATTCTATCTACGTTTAGTCATCTTCTCCATACGCAATTGAGGCATCAATATAACATTCAAGTCAATACGGTTACCGATTCACTCGAGTCTACCCTCGAACAAGTCGTGAACGGTTTCGTTATATCCATTGAAGCGAAAGACTCCTATACATTCGGGCACAGTGAGCGAGTGAGTAAATATGCTGTAGAATTAGCCCTTAAGCTCCCACAGTACCAAGACGAAAAAAAAGTAAAAACGTTACGTTTAACTGGGCTTCTACATGATGTCGGAAAAATTAACATACCAGAATCAGTTCTTATGAAACCAGGTGATCTTAGTCATGATGAATATGAGTTAATCAAAACCCATACGATTGTTGGAGCGAGAATGGTTGAAAAAATATCTGGTTTGGGCTCACTAAAACAAGGAGTATTATATCATCATGAAAAATGGGATGGTACAGGATATCCTACCGGTGCCCGAGGGGAACAAATTCCGCTTGATGCAAGAATATTGTGTATAGCTGATGCTTTCGATGCCATGACATCTCAGCGCTCATATCGTTCTGCTTTAAGCTTCAATATCGCTTTTGAACGATTAAAAGCTGGGAGCTACACTCTTTTCGATCCTAATTTAATTGCTCTTCTTGATGACGTTCAATTAGCCTGGCTAAAAATTTATAGGGAATCAAATGACGAGAATCAAGAATTTGAACGATTAACAGATTTTCTCTAA
- a CDS encoding sigma-70 family RNA polymerase sigma factor: MDEELYRLIREAKQGEKKAFAELIKRYKGHIYRHAYGVLGNRMEAEDVAQEAFLKAYYSLSRLDNEYAFSAWIFRIVTNLCRDRLKKLGRERTLSTELLQQMATKRVEDNHLRLTIEEAMKQLTPDHREVILLHDVQGYRYDEMAEILTIPLGTVKSRLNAARLALRNEMKKGDE; this comes from the coding sequence GTGGATGAAGAACTTTACCGATTAATTCGCGAGGCGAAGCAAGGAGAGAAAAAAGCTTTTGCCGAATTGATCAAACGGTATAAAGGTCACATTTACCGCCATGCCTATGGTGTGTTAGGTAATCGGATGGAAGCGGAAGATGTAGCGCAAGAAGCTTTTCTCAAAGCATATTATTCTCTGTCCCGTCTTGATAACGAGTATGCTTTTTCTGCTTGGATCTTCCGGATCGTTACGAATTTATGTAGGGATCGGTTAAAGAAACTGGGGAGAGAACGAACATTATCAACTGAATTGCTCCAACAAATGGCAACAAAACGAGTTGAGGACAATCATCTTCGGCTCACCATTGAAGAAGCGATGAAACAACTCACCCCTGATCATCGGGAAGTCATATTGCTTCACGATGTTCAAGGTTATCGATATGACGAGATGGCAGAAATTTTGACTATCCCTCTGGGTACAGTAAAATCCCGTTTGAACGCCGCTCGGCTTGCTTTGCGAAATGAAATGAAAAAAGGTGATGAGTAA
- a CDS encoding NAD(P)-binding oxidoreductase: MKIIVFGASGATGKEFVKLSLEANHQVAGFVRDPAKLTIQHPNLKIIVGDALQRNDVISAIANHDAVVSCLAAPGLRASSTLSDMTTNLIAGMHKNQMERILYLASAGIHKEISGLAGWLVKLILHNVLADHSHAVALLGSSDLMWTVARPMKLTNTPLTEEYRTAITGIPKGGRKISRSDVAHFLLRSLTDRSYIKQTVGLAY; encoded by the coding sequence ATGAAAATTATCGTATTTGGTGCCAGTGGTGCGACCGGTAAAGAGTTTGTTAAGCTCTCTTTAGAGGCAAATCATCAAGTTGCTGGATTTGTACGCGACCCTGCTAAATTAACAATTCAACATCCCAACCTTAAGATTATAGTCGGTGATGCCCTTCAACGGAATGATGTAATATCAGCGATTGCCAATCATGATGCTGTTGTATCCTGTCTGGCTGCACCTGGTCTAAGAGCTTCTTCCACGCTATCGGATATGACAACTAATCTGATCGCAGGTATGCATAAAAATCAAATGGAAAGAATCTTATATTTGGCTTCAGCTGGGATTCATAAGGAGATCTCTGGGTTAGCAGGCTGGTTGGTAAAGTTGATTTTACATAATGTGCTTGCAGACCATAGCCATGCGGTAGCGTTGTTGGGATCAAGTGATCTAATGTGGACAGTTGCCCGCCCTATGAAACTAACCAATACTCCCTTAACGGAAGAATATCGCACAGCCATAACAGGGATTCCGAAAGGCGGCAGAAAAATTTCTCGCAGCGATGTTGCACATTTTTTACTAAGGTCTCTTACTGATAGAAGTTATATTAAACAAACTGTCGGGTTGGCATATTAG
- a CDS encoding S-layer homology domain-containing protein — MNKIIKTVVSGALAVTLFGGGMVFASSIGFTDTGWWSNVAQWANDRGLMTGIGNGIFGGDESLTRGQMAQVLKNLAGSGAIAINNSTAVTNNIGDFKDSGWWTASAKWAKDHGLMNGMGDGTFGGDQLVTRGQAAQVLKNLAGSGAITINNSTAVTNNLGDFKDSGWWSASAKWAKDHGLMNGMGDGTFGGDQLITRGQAAQVLKNLAGSGAITINQPTTVTNNSGSQQTATGSGSINQPTTVTNNSGSQQTATGSGSINQPTTVTKNSGSQQTATGSGSINQPATVTKDSGSQQTATGSGSINQPTTVTNNSGSQQTDTSPKGDRIISFEKYQQIQIGMTYSQVANLIGIDGVVQHTNPSSDIWYDGKGGYLELNTDNGIVTSKQEKNLSWESAPSNLPAQNTNVTFEEFDKIQMGMSEQQVLSIAGMCQSEWVDANHNTTFEWWKWNNTYNFIPSLTVEFDSKGNVIEKMQGNLDYPTTYLQASYSSNTTLVTPSTYHAIKTGMTYPEVVALFGGDGGLLVSQSTTGSNAGSLYTWQTDLYYSGQAINVLFGPDGTVSRVTTHDMSNV; from the coding sequence GTGAATAAAATTATAAAAACTGTTGTATCTGGTGCATTAGCAGTTACTCTATTCGGTGGTGGAATGGTTTTTGCAAGCAGTATAGGGTTCACAGACACCGGTTGGTGGTCGAATGTCGCACAATGGGCAAATGATCGTGGTCTAATGACCGGTATTGGTAACGGAATTTTCGGTGGTGACGAATCCTTAACACGCGGGCAAATGGCACAGGTTCTCAAAAACCTTGCGGGTAGTGGTGCAATTGCGATTAACAATTCAACTGCGGTTACCAACAATATTGGTGATTTCAAGGATAGTGGTTGGTGGACGGCATCTGCGAAGTGGGCAAAAGACCACGGGTTAATGAATGGTATGGGGGATGGAACCTTCGGCGGTGATCAGTTAGTAACACGCGGACAAGCAGCACAGGTTCTCAAAAACCTTGCGGGCAGTGGTGCGATTACGATTAACAATTCAACTGCGGTTACCAACAATCTTGGTGATTTCAAGGATAGTGGTTGGTGGTCGGCATCTGCGAAGTGGGCAAAAGACCACGGGTTAATGAATGGTATGGGGGATGGAACCTTCGGCGGTGACCAGTTAATAACACGCGGACAAGCAGCACAGGTTCTCAAAAACCTTGCGGGCAGTGGTGCGATTACGATTAACCAACCTACTACGGTTACTAACAATAGTGGTTCCCAACAAACTGCCACGGGTAGCGGTTCGATTAACCAACCTACTACGGTTACCAACAATAGTGGTTCCCAACAAACTGCCACGGGTAGCGGTTCGATTAACCAACCTACTACGGTTACCAAAAATAGTGGTTCCCAACAAACTGCCACGGGTAGCGGTTCGATTAACCAACCTGCTACAGTTACCAAAGATAGTGGTTCCCAACAAACTGCCACGGGTAGCGGTTCGATTAACCAACCTACTACGGTTACCAACAATAGTGGTTCCCAACAAACTGACACCAGTCCAAAAGGTGACAGAATTATTTCGTTTGAGAAGTATCAGCAGATTCAAATTGGCATGACTTATAGTCAAGTTGCAAATCTCATTGGAATAGATGGAGTTGTTCAACATACGAACCCATCCTCGGACATTTGGTACGATGGAAAAGGCGGATATCTTGAATTGAATACTGATAATGGAATAGTAACATCGAAACAGGAAAAAAACTTAAGCTGGGAGTCTGCACCCTCCAATTTGCCAGCACAAAACACGAATGTGACGTTTGAGGAATTTGATAAGATCCAGATGGGGATGTCAGAGCAACAGGTATTATCCATTGCGGGGATGTGCCAAAGCGAGTGGGTAGATGCTAACCATAATACTACATTTGAGTGGTGGAAATGGAATAATACCTATAATTTTATCCCATCTCTCACAGTTGAATTTGACTCAAAAGGAAACGTAATTGAAAAAATGCAAGGGAACTTGGATTATCCGACAACCTACCTTCAAGCTAGTTACAGTAGTAATACTACTTTGGTGACTCCATCCACTTACCATGCGATTAAAACAGGTATGACGTATCCTGAAGTCGTTGCTTTATTTGGAGGAGATGGTGGTCTGCTTGTTTCCCAGAGTACAACAGGGTCGAATGCAGGTAGCTTGTATACTTGGCAAACCGATCTATATTACAGTGGGCAAGCCATAAATGTTCTATTTGGTCCCGATGGAACAGTTTCTCGTGTAACGACCCATGATATGTCCAATGTATGA
- a CDS encoding GIY-YIG nuclease family protein produces the protein MSLEKVQLITSWLNQSINNFSFNFCTKGEKIDSVSVQNSIARMLDDYGKSECIYLLCIKNELDYVPIYIGKSKTPENRWRSHIKNLFDGKASYARWKSFLLENDVAKHNCLLIVVPDIAISEPPISGFPKTIGSIEYQLVSLASDAYPDTLLNHEGNRR, from the coding sequence ATGTCATTGGAAAAAGTGCAATTAATAACAAGCTGGTTGAATCAATCTATCAATAACTTTTCTTTTAATTTTTGTACGAAGGGTGAAAAAATTGATAGTGTCTCTGTCCAGAACAGCATAGCTAGAATGCTGGACGATTACGGGAAAAGCGAATGTATCTATTTACTTTGCATTAAAAACGAATTAGATTATGTACCGATTTATATTGGCAAAAGTAAAACACCAGAAAATCGTTGGCGCAGTCATATAAAAAACCTCTTTGACGGAAAAGCTTCGTACGCAAGATGGAAAAGTTTTTTGCTTGAAAATGATGTAGCGAAGCATAATTGTTTGTTAATTGTTGTTCCTGACATAGCAATATCAGAGCCGCCGATCAGTGGGTTTCCCAAGACCATAGGCTCAATTGAGTATCAGCTTGTAAGTTTAGCATCCGATGCTTATCCGGATACACTTCTAAATCATGAGGGAAACCGCAGATGA
- a CDS encoding alpha/beta hydrolase: MITGYAHYHNGKLYYEADGVGEPLLLIHGIDSDIRLWDDQYKELSKHFRVIRFDLRGFGNSPFPEGECNNNDDILLILQTLGIENEKVNLVGYSFGGTIAVNFALEYPDHVNSIILVSPGLIGYAWSEESIQYHRNFHQAMQDRDFERMFDLLYWKSVYGQYRTEEEIDLDTICQKLRLMFEHALTIPREGKLTPIGNQIERLHEIASPTLVVTGKLNFDDYKDVAQIYTSKIPNAKMVLMEGVSHLVNMEQPETFNNLVRDFLAC, translated from the coding sequence TTGATTACAGGATATGCTCATTATCATAATGGTAAGTTATATTACGAAGCAGATGGAGTAGGGGAACCTTTGCTCCTGATTCATGGCATTGACTCAGACATACGATTATGGGACGACCAGTATAAAGAACTCTCAAAACATTTTCGAGTGATTCGATTTGATTTACGAGGATTTGGAAACTCCCCTTTTCCAGAAGGTGAATGTAATAATAATGATGATATTCTTTTGATTCTCCAGACCTTGGGTATTGAGAATGAAAAGGTTAATCTTGTTGGTTATTCTTTCGGCGGCACTATTGCCGTAAATTTTGCCTTGGAATATCCTGACCATGTAAACTCAATAATACTTGTCTCTCCAGGACTTATTGGATACGCATGGTCAGAAGAATCAATTCAGTACCATCGCAACTTTCACCAAGCTATGCAAGATAGGGATTTCGAGAGAATGTTTGATCTACTTTATTGGAAAAGTGTCTATGGACAATATAGAACCGAAGAAGAAATTGATTTAGATACGATTTGTCAAAAGCTAAGATTGATGTTTGAACATGCTTTAACTATTCCAAGAGAGGGGAAGCTTACGCCAATTGGAAACCAAATTGAACGTCTCCATGAAATAGCTTCCCCTACATTGGTAGTTACGGGCAAACTTAATTTCGACGATTACAAAGATGTGGCTCAAATTTATACCTCAAAAATCCCAAATGCAAAGATGGTCTTAATGGAAGGGGTATCTCATTTAGTCAATATGGAGCAACCTGAAACATTTAATAACTTAGTTAGAGATTTTTTAGCTTGCTGA
- a CDS encoding ThiF family adenylyltransferase, with protein MIKEQFIRNLGIMSEDEIQQLNRTTIAIAGCGCIGGFSAELLARMGVGKFKLADPDVFDVSNINRQCAATHRTVGIHKIEALKEHLLSINPEIEFTLFPDGVNEKNATAFVQDANYVIDAIDYFSFSDSVALHRSARKQSKFVITAVALGFGTSVLTFSPQGMSLEQYLGIPENMTLDNLKDFTFPPSGYTTNLPSYVTQTDLERWLSDRTIPTISVGQALGPGVLVSHLVLHLLKRRQPVLVPETFQLQLEV; from the coding sequence ATGATTAAAGAACAATTTATTCGAAATTTAGGAATTATGTCAGAGGATGAGATCCAACAATTAAATCGGACGACCATTGCTATTGCGGGATGCGGTTGTATTGGCGGATTTTCTGCTGAGCTATTAGCTAGAATGGGAGTGGGCAAATTCAAATTAGCCGACCCGGATGTTTTTGATGTCAGCAACATCAACCGGCAATGTGCTGCAACGCATCGCACAGTTGGGATACATAAGATCGAGGCATTGAAGGAACACTTGCTCAGTATTAACCCCGAAATTGAATTCACATTGTTCCCAGATGGGGTAAATGAAAAAAATGCAACTGCGTTTGTCCAGGATGCTAATTATGTGATAGACGCTATAGATTATTTTTCATTTTCCGACTCTGTTGCTCTTCATCGTTCGGCGCGTAAACAAAGTAAGTTTGTCATAACAGCTGTTGCTTTGGGTTTCGGAACATCTGTGCTAACATTCTCACCCCAAGGGATGAGCTTGGAACAATATCTTGGAATTCCAGAAAATATGACATTGGATAATTTAAAAGATTTTACTTTTCCTCCTTCTGGTTATACGACGAATTTGCCTTCATATGTAACACAGACTGATTTAGAAAGATGGTTGTCTGATCGCACGATACCAACAATCAGTGTAGGACAAGCACTGGGTCCTGGTGTATTGGTTTCCCATCTTGTATTGCACTTATTGAAACGAAGGCAACCTGTCCTTGTTCCTGAAACTTTTCAATTACAGTTAGAAGTTTGA
- a CDS encoding DUF3973 domain-containing protein, which produces MVYYCMNCKQLHDNSKPESSIFKTGFHTINKTNYPVGLCDELSKVFKWVGNDYSTIECVQ; this is translated from the coding sequence ATGGTTTATTATTGTATGAATTGCAAGCAGCTCCATGATAATAGCAAGCCGGAAAGCTCAATTTTCAAAACAGGATTCCACACCATAAATAAAACAAACTATCCCGTTGGTCTTTGCGATGAACTCAGTAAAGTGTTTAAATGGGTAGGCAATGATTACTCAACAATTGAATGTGTTCAGTAA
- a CDS encoding DUF6884 domain-containing protein has product MYALISCTKLKQDKACLAREMYLKSTLFSKAVRYIELKGYDDWFILSAKYGLLNKDEVIEPYDVTLNNMKSAEKKEWSRKVADQIQSLKLKNVDFYAGANYREHLLPLLDAQGVKFNVPLLGKGIGEQLQFYTRQMK; this is encoded by the coding sequence ATGTACGCTTTGATTAGTTGTACCAAACTGAAACAAGATAAAGCTTGTTTGGCGAGAGAAATGTATTTGAAATCAACCTTGTTTAGCAAGGCTGTTAGATATATCGAACTGAAAGGATATGACGATTGGTTTATACTTTCGGCTAAGTATGGTTTGTTAAACAAGGACGAGGTAATTGAGCCTTATGACGTTACATTAAACAATATGAAGTCGGCTGAAAAGAAAGAATGGTCTAGGAAAGTCGCGGATCAGATACAAAGTTTGAAGTTAAAGAATGTAGACTTTTATGCAGGAGCGAATTATCGAGAACATCTATTACCGTTGTTAGATGCGCAAGGGGTTAAATTTAATGTGCCACTTCTTGGAAAAGGAATCGGGGAACAATTACAGTTTTATACTAGACAGATGAAGTAG